In Candidatus Roseilinea sp., one DNA window encodes the following:
- a CDS encoding DNA methyltransferase yields the protein MMDIQTLETWLWDAACAIRGPVDAPKFKDYILPLVFLKRLSDVFEDELKRLAAQFGSEKTARSLLEQERARGPVSLVRFYLPDHARWESIRRQTAGLGQYLTETVRAVARENPRLSGVIDMVDFNATAAGQRIISDEHLAALIEVLSRQRLGLDDVEPDLLGRAYEYLLRKFAEGQGQSAGEFYTPREVGLLIARLLEPEPDMKVYDPACGSGGLLIKCHLRLLEKYGVQENGHLHLPTQYAPLHLFGQEINPATFAMARMNAVIHDLEADIHIGDTMRQPAFRDASGRLQTFDLVTANPMWNQKFPTELYENDPFERFRYGAPPSSSADWGWLQHMLASLNERGRMAVVLDTGAVSRGSGNQGSNRERDIRKAFVEADLIEAVLLLPENLFYNTTAPGVILVINRRKRHAGEILLINASQLFAKGRPKNYLSDEHIETIARLYHDWRAEPELSAVISREEAARNDYNLSPSRYVSTNGGEEVLPLEEALVRLEEAEEERAEAERALKEVIKMLGLSESGDVTS from the coding sequence ATGATGGACATCCAAACCCTGGAAACCTGGCTGTGGGACGCCGCCTGCGCCATCCGCGGGCCGGTAGACGCGCCCAAATTCAAAGACTACATCCTGCCGCTGGTCTTTTTGAAGCGCCTCTCGGACGTGTTCGAAGACGAACTGAAGCGCCTGGCGGCGCAGTTCGGCAGCGAGAAAACCGCCCGTTCGCTGCTGGAGCAGGAACGGGCGCGCGGACCGGTCTCGCTGGTGCGCTTCTACCTGCCCGATCACGCCCGCTGGGAGTCCATCCGCCGCCAGACCGCCGGTCTGGGCCAGTATCTGACCGAGACAGTGCGCGCCGTGGCGCGCGAGAACCCTCGCCTTTCCGGCGTGATTGACATGGTGGATTTCAACGCCACCGCCGCCGGCCAGCGCATCATTTCCGATGAACACCTGGCGGCGCTGATCGAGGTGCTCTCGCGCCAGCGCCTCGGCCTGGACGATGTCGAGCCGGACCTGCTCGGCCGCGCCTACGAGTACCTGCTGCGCAAATTCGCCGAGGGTCAGGGCCAGAGCGCCGGCGAGTTCTACACCCCGCGCGAGGTCGGGCTGCTCATAGCGCGTCTGCTGGAGCCGGAGCCGGACATGAAGGTCTATGACCCGGCCTGCGGGTCGGGCGGGCTGCTCATCAAGTGTCATCTGCGCCTGCTGGAAAAGTACGGCGTGCAGGAGAACGGTCATCTGCATTTGCCAACCCAATACGCCCCGTTGCATCTCTTCGGTCAGGAGATCAACCCGGCCACCTTTGCCATGGCGCGCATGAACGCCGTCATCCACGACCTGGAGGCCGACATCCACATCGGCGATACCATGCGCCAGCCCGCCTTCCGCGACGCGAGCGGACGGCTGCAAACCTTCGACCTGGTGACCGCCAACCCGATGTGGAACCAGAAGTTCCCGACCGAGTTGTACGAAAACGACCCCTTTGAGCGCTTCCGTTACGGCGCGCCGCCCTCCTCTTCCGCCGATTGGGGCTGGTTGCAGCACATGCTGGCCTCGCTCAACGAGCGCGGACGGATGGCGGTGGTGCTGGATACCGGCGCGGTCAGCCGCGGCAGCGGGAATCAAGGCTCCAACCGCGAGCGCGACATCCGCAAGGCTTTCGTCGAGGCCGATCTCATCGAGGCGGTGCTCCTGCTGCCGGAAAATCTCTTCTACAACACCACCGCGCCAGGCGTGATCCTCGTCATCAACCGCCGCAAGCGCCACGCAGGGGAGATTCTGCTCATCAACGCGAGCCAGCTCTTCGCCAAAGGGCGGCCCAAGAACTACCTGAGCGACGAGCATATCGAGACCATCGCCCGGCTGTATCACGACTGGCGCGCCGAACCGGAATTGTCGGCAGTGATTTCCCGTGAGGAGGCTGCCCGCAACGACTACAACCTTTCGCCCAGCCGCTACGTGAGCACGAACGGCGGCGAGGAAGTCCTGCCGCTGGAAGAGGCCCTGGTGCGCCTGGAAGAAGCTGAAGAAGAGCGCGCCGAGGCCGAGCGGGCGCTGAAGGAAGTCATCAAGATGCTGGGACTGAGCGAGTCAGGCGATGTTACGAGTTGA
- a CDS encoding restriction modification system DNA specificity subunit, protein MANEKPAMEEILPDGYRMTELGPLPEEWRVVRLGEVVEEITSGDWGQSEQAKGFISTLVIRGTDFPEVERGNFQSVPERFVKETRFAKHRIEPGDLLVELSGGSKDQPTGRIILLDGNVLNLAQKPIFFSNFIKRLKVMKVCVPQYFRWYWEHLYREGHTRTYEKRTTGIWNFKLNDFLENESLPLPPLAEQRAIAHVLRTVQRAQEASERVIAALRELKKSLMRHLFTYGPVPVGATHASPRRETQLGPLPAHWQVVRLGEVFDIQQGKSLSPKSRSGPRMRPFLRTANVFWGRLDLSNVDQMHFDESEERRLALKPGDLLVCEGGDIGRTAIWEGQLPLCLYQNHLHRLRSLREDVFPFFYMYWMQAAWTLLGLYGGSGNKTTIPNLSQSRLASFLIPLPPLPEQREIARILQAVDRRIEAEEAYRAAAQELFRSLLHELMSGRRRLPADCVGATRRVAPTEPSHGGQTP, encoded by the coding sequence ATGGCAAACGAGAAACCGGCGATGGAAGAAATCCTGCCCGACGGCTACCGCATGACCGAACTCGGCCCCTTGCCCGAAGAGTGGCGGGTGGTGCGGTTGGGGGAGGTGGTTGAGGAAATTACATCTGGTGACTGGGGGCAAAGCGAACAGGCAAAAGGATTCATCTCCACATTGGTTATTCGGGGCACTGATTTTCCAGAAGTAGAGCGTGGGAATTTTCAATCGGTTCCCGAAAGGTTTGTAAAGGAAACTCGTTTTGCTAAGCATAGGATAGAGCCAGGCGATCTTTTAGTTGAATTGTCTGGCGGTAGCAAAGATCAACCAACCGGGCGGATTATATTGCTCGATGGTAATGTTCTCAATCTTGCCCAAAAACCAATTTTCTTCTCAAACTTTATTAAGAGACTGAAAGTGATGAAAGTCTGTGTGCCGCAATATTTCCGTTGGTATTGGGAACACCTTTATAGGGAAGGGCACACAAGAACTTATGAAAAGCGAACTACGGGGATATGGAACTTTAAGCTGAACGATTTCCTGGAAAATGAGTCTCTCCCCCTCCCGCCGCTCGCTGAGCAGCGCGCGATTGCGCATGTGTTGCGCACGGTGCAGCGGGCGCAGGAGGCCAGCGAGCGGGTCATCGCTGCGCTGCGCGAACTGAAGAAAAGCCTGATGCGCCACCTGTTCACCTACGGGCCGGTGCCTGTTGGGGCGACGCATGCGTCGCCCCGACGGGAAACCCAACTCGGCCCCCTGCCCGCCCACTGGCAGGTGGTGCGGTTGGGGGAGGTATTTGATATTCAGCAAGGGAAATCCCTTTCGCCAAAATCCCGTAGCGGACCGCGAATGCGTCCTTTTTTGCGCACTGCGAATGTCTTTTGGGGGCGGTTGGATTTGAGTAATGTTGACCAGATGCACTTTGACGAATCTGAAGAGCGACGGTTGGCACTCAAGCCTGGAGACCTTCTTGTATGTGAAGGCGGAGATATTGGGCGCACGGCGATATGGGAGGGTCAATTGCCTCTGTGCCTTTATCAGAACCACTTACATCGCTTGAGAAGTTTACGAGAGGATGTTTTTCCCTTTTTCTACATGTATTGGATGCAGGCAGCGTGGACTCTTCTTGGCTTGTATGGTGGTTCAGGAAATAAAACGACTATCCCTAACCTATCGCAGTCACGCTTAGCGTCATTCCTCATCCCCCTCCCCCCGCTCCCCGAGCAACGCGAGATCGCCCGCATCCTGCAGGCGGTGGATCGGCGGATTGAGGCGGAGGAGGCCTATCGGGCCGCGGCGCAGGAACTGTTCCGCTCGCTGCTACACGAGTTGATGAGCGGGCGCAGGAGGTTGCCGGCGGATTGCGTAGGGGCGACCCGTCGGGTCGCCCCTACGGAACCATCACACGGGGGCCAAACGCCATGA
- a CDS encoding type I deoxyribonuclease HsdR produces MSLASERHTVQNPLIRYAVEAGWEYLSPEDALRLRGGEDKPFLHPVLVEQLQRLNPGVVTEAAQAEEVIRRLLTVRADIEGNREAWEYLKGLKTVFVPAERRERNLRLLDAERPEENRFHVTDEFTFQSGARRIRADVVFLVNGIPVIVIETKAATRLEGIAEAFDQIRRYHQEAPDLMVQAQLFALTHLVQFFYGATWSLSRKALFNWREEVRANGGLPPPDFETLVKSFIAPRRVLRVLSDYILFARKDGELQKIVLRPHQMRATERVLARSYQAVTARQAPRRGLIWHTQGSGKTYTMLTIARRLLEDGRFDNPTVLLIVDRNELEGQLFQNLEAVGFGHVYLARSKRHLRDLLKADTRGLIVSMIHKFDDMPAALCTRRNVFVLVDEAHRSTGGDLGNYLMGALPNAVFIGFTGTPIDRTAHGKGTFKVFGADDPQGYLDKYSIRESIEDGTTVPLHYQLAPNDLMADREAMEREFWALAELEGVADVEELNRVLDRAVTLTNMLKNPERVNKVAACVSDHFQQYVQPMGYKAFLVAADREACALYKEALDRHLPAEWSAVVISAGHNDPPHLKRYHLSEEEETRLRRAFRKPGENPQIFIVTEKLLTGYDAPILYCMYLDKPMRDHVLLQAIARVNRPYESEDGQRKTSGLILDFVGVFENLERALAFDSQDVSGVVEGIEVLQKRFAALMSTARTDYLPLYAGKSADKAAETVLEHFRDKEPREAFYRYFREVEEIYEILSPDPFLRPYLEDYQRLVEMYRLLRAAYEPHVPVDKSFLRKTAEIVQQHSRTDALREPQATYEIGPAALLALLTAERPETVKVFNLLKELHRLVEEQGRAAPYLLSIGERAEEIRRRFEERLIEAQQALQELEDLVRQLREAEEERRSKMGDLSDRPYAPQAFAVEWWLRTHQVPAEEARAVAQKMEDAFAALPHWMSSRKQEGELRTALYKALLAAGISEVVAWADAILNLLRRAAE; encoded by the coding sequence ATGAGCCTGGCATCTGAACGTCACACCGTCCAAAACCCGCTCATTCGCTACGCGGTGGAAGCGGGCTGGGAATACCTTTCCCCCGAAGATGCCCTGCGCCTGCGCGGCGGCGAGGACAAGCCCTTCCTGCATCCCGTGCTGGTCGAGCAACTCCAACGCCTCAACCCCGGCGTAGTGACCGAGGCCGCTCAGGCCGAAGAGGTCATCCGCCGCCTGCTCACCGTACGCGCCGATATCGAGGGCAACCGCGAGGCCTGGGAGTACCTTAAGGGGTTGAAGACCGTCTTCGTCCCGGCCGAACGCCGCGAGCGCAACCTGCGCCTACTCGATGCCGAGCGCCCGGAAGAAAATCGCTTCCACGTCACCGATGAGTTCACCTTCCAGAGCGGCGCCCGCCGCATCCGCGCCGATGTGGTCTTCCTGGTGAATGGCATCCCGGTCATCGTCATCGAGACCAAAGCCGCCACCCGCCTGGAGGGCATCGCCGAGGCTTTCGACCAGATTCGCCGCTACCATCAGGAAGCGCCCGACCTGATGGTGCAGGCGCAACTCTTTGCCCTCACCCACCTGGTGCAATTTTTCTACGGCGCCACCTGGTCGCTCTCGCGCAAGGCGCTTTTCAACTGGCGGGAAGAGGTAAGGGCAAACGGCGGTTTGCCCCCGCCCGATTTCGAGACCCTGGTCAAATCCTTCATCGCCCCGCGGCGCGTGTTGCGCGTGCTCAGCGATTACATCCTTTTTGCCCGCAAGGACGGCGAACTGCAAAAGATCGTCCTGCGCCCGCACCAGATGCGCGCCACCGAGCGCGTCCTGGCGCGTTCCTATCAGGCAGTAACGGCGCGGCAGGCGCCCCGCCGCGGCCTGATCTGGCACACGCAAGGCTCTGGCAAGACCTACACCATGCTCACCATCGCCCGCCGCCTGCTAGAAGACGGGCGCTTCGACAATCCCACCGTCCTGCTCATCGTGGACCGCAACGAACTGGAAGGCCAACTGTTCCAGAACCTGGAAGCGGTCGGATTTGGTCACGTGTACCTGGCGCGCTCCAAGCGTCACCTGCGCGACCTGCTCAAGGCCGATACGCGCGGGCTGATCGTCTCAATGATTCACAAATTCGACGACATGCCAGCGGCTCTCTGCACGCGGCGCAACGTCTTTGTGCTGGTAGATGAAGCCCATCGCTCCACCGGCGGCGACCTGGGCAACTACCTGATGGGCGCGCTGCCCAACGCCGTCTTCATCGGCTTTACGGGTACGCCCATTGACCGCACTGCCCACGGCAAAGGCACCTTCAAGGTCTTTGGTGCAGATGACCCGCAGGGCTACCTTGATAAGTACTCCATCCGCGAATCCATCGAGGACGGCACCACCGTCCCGTTGCACTATCAACTGGCCCCCAACGACCTGATGGCCGACCGCGAGGCGATGGAGCGCGAGTTCTGGGCGCTGGCGGAACTCGAAGGCGTGGCCGATGTGGAGGAACTCAACCGCGTCCTCGACCGCGCCGTGACATTGACCAACATGCTCAAGAACCCCGAACGGGTAAACAAAGTCGCCGCCTGCGTGTCCGACCACTTCCAGCAATACGTGCAGCCGATGGGCTACAAGGCCTTCCTGGTGGCAGCCGACCGCGAGGCCTGTGCGTTGTACAAAGAAGCCCTCGACCGTCACCTGCCTGCGGAATGGAGCGCGGTGGTCATCAGCGCCGGTCACAACGATCCGCCGCATCTCAAACGCTATCACCTGAGCGAGGAAGAGGAAACGCGCCTGCGCCGCGCCTTCCGCAAGCCGGGCGAGAACCCGCAGATTTTCATCGTCACCGAGAAGCTGCTCACCGGCTACGACGCCCCCATCCTCTACTGCATGTACCTCGACAAGCCCATGCGGGACCATGTGCTTTTGCAGGCGATCGCCCGCGTCAATCGTCCCTACGAGAGCGAGGACGGTCAGCGCAAGACGAGCGGCCTGATCCTGGACTTCGTCGGCGTCTTCGAGAACCTGGAGCGGGCGCTGGCCTTCGATTCGCAGGACGTGAGCGGCGTGGTGGAGGGCATCGAAGTGCTGCAAAAGCGCTTTGCTGCCCTGATGAGCACAGCCCGGACCGACTATTTGCCTCTATATGCCGGCAAGTCCGCAGACAAGGCAGCGGAAACCGTGCTGGAGCACTTCCGGGATAAGGAGCCGCGGGAAGCCTTCTACCGCTACTTTCGCGAGGTCGAGGAAATCTACGAAATCCTTTCCCCCGATCCTTTCCTGCGCCCCTACCTGGAAGACTATCAGCGGCTGGTGGAGATGTACCGCCTGCTGCGCGCCGCCTACGAGCCGCACGTGCCGGTGGACAAATCCTTCCTGCGCAAGACGGCTGAGATCGTTCAGCAGCACAGCCGCACCGATGCCCTCCGTGAGCCGCAGGCCACCTACGAAATCGGCCCGGCCGCGTTGCTGGCGCTCCTGACCGCGGAAAGACCCGAAACGGTCAAAGTCTTCAACCTGCTGAAGGAACTACACCGTCTGGTGGAGGAACAGGGGCGCGCTGCTCCCTACCTGCTCTCCATCGGCGAGCGCGCCGAAGAGATTCGCCGGCGTTTTGAGGAGCGCCTCATTGAGGCCCAGCAAGCGCTGCAGGAATTAGAGGACTTGGTGAGACAACTCCGAGAAGCTGAAGAAGAACGCCGCAGCAAAATGGGCGATCTGTCGGATCGCCCCTACGCGCCGCAGGCGTTTGCCGTGGAATGGTGGCTGCGCACCCATCAGGTCCCGGCAGAAGAGGCCCGGGCGGTCGCGCAGAAGATGGAGGACGCTTTTGCTGCTCTGCCGCACTGGATGAGCAGCCGCAAGCAGGAAGGCGAATTGCGCACAGCCCTGTACAAGGCGTTGCTGGCGGCTGGCATCAGCGAGGTTGTCGCCTGGGCGGACGCCATCCTGAACCTATTGCGGAGGGCCGCCGAATGA
- a CDS encoding chloride channel protein codes for MSLSPRSFIPSDSLRFGGLAVLVGLMSGAGIWLFKWLIEFVHGLALGAASGWWLALVPVIGGLLVGLLAHFTLGEEKLHGTASVMQAVALAGGRLRYQKLPAKTLAAILSIGAGASVGPEDPSVQIGANLGSMVGQVLRLSEERVRTLVAAGAASAIAAAFNAPIAGVFFALEILLGEVSGVAVGMILVAAVTSSVFTQAVSGTSPAFPVPAYALNSPWELPLYLLLGLLAGPVAALYVRLLYRMQDLFGGWQVPRPLRTAAAGALVGLTGLILPQVLGVGYETIGEVLNRGDFGLGLLLALLAAKVILTPVSIGGGFFGGVFAPSLFIGAMLGGAFGLGMARLFPGLGIAPAAFALVGMAAVLAGAVHAPLTAVLLLFEMTRDYRIILPLMFSVAVGLIVSQHISRHSVYGLGLARHGIRLDRGRDVNVLSALTVGEVMDTGSPTLPESMPLEEAAALMARLRRQGLPVVDQEGKLCGMLATQDLERPGRTVGEACTRKVEVAYPDETLHEALERMSRLDVGRLPVVSRDDPRRLVGLLRRSDVVRAYEVALKRRVAQRHHESAVRLDALTPPQVEVLEMEIEAGAPADGCRLSEVAIPTGCVIASLRRGGRVFVPRGGTVLHAGDVLVVTVDGRARERLLEQLQQMTRRANA; via the coding sequence ATGTCCCTCTCCCCTCGTTCCTTCATCCCCTCTGACTCCCTCCGCTTTGGCGGGCTGGCGGTGCTCGTCGGCCTGATGAGCGGGGCAGGCATCTGGCTTTTCAAGTGGCTCATCGAATTTGTGCACGGGCTGGCCCTCGGCGCGGCCAGCGGCTGGTGGTTGGCCCTGGTGCCGGTGATCGGCGGACTGCTGGTTGGCCTGCTAGCGCATTTCACCCTTGGCGAGGAGAAACTGCACGGCACGGCCTCCGTGATGCAGGCGGTGGCGCTCGCCGGCGGTCGGCTGCGCTACCAGAAACTGCCTGCCAAGACCCTGGCGGCGATTCTTTCCATCGGTGCGGGCGCCTCGGTCGGGCCGGAAGACCCCTCCGTGCAGATCGGCGCCAACCTGGGTTCGATGGTCGGGCAGGTGCTGCGCCTTTCGGAAGAGCGCGTGCGCACCCTGGTGGCGGCCGGGGCAGCCTCGGCCATTGCGGCTGCCTTCAACGCGCCGATTGCCGGCGTCTTCTTCGCCCTGGAGATCCTCCTCGGCGAGGTCAGCGGCGTGGCGGTGGGGATGATCCTGGTCGCCGCAGTGACCTCCTCGGTCTTCACCCAGGCGGTGAGCGGGACCTCGCCGGCCTTCCCCGTGCCGGCCTATGCGCTGAACTCGCCCTGGGAACTGCCGCTCTACCTGCTGCTCGGCCTGCTGGCCGGGCCGGTGGCGGCGCTCTACGTCCGCCTGCTCTATCGGATGCAGGACCTCTTCGGCGGATGGCAGGTCCCGCGTCCGCTGCGCACGGCCGCGGCCGGGGCGCTGGTCGGGCTGACCGGGCTGATCCTGCCACAGGTCCTCGGCGTCGGCTACGAGACTATCGGCGAGGTGCTCAATCGCGGCGATTTCGGTCTGGGACTGCTGCTGGCGCTGCTGGCGGCCAAGGTGATCCTGACGCCGGTCAGCATCGGCGGCGGATTCTTCGGCGGCGTCTTTGCGCCCTCGCTCTTCATCGGAGCGATGCTGGGGGGCGCGTTCGGCCTGGGGATGGCGCGCCTGTTCCCGGGCCTGGGCATCGCACCGGCGGCCTTCGCCCTGGTGGGGATGGCAGCAGTGTTGGCCGGGGCCGTCCACGCCCCGTTGACCGCCGTCCTCCTGCTCTTCGAGATGACCCGCGACTACCGCATCATCCTGCCGCTCATGTTCAGCGTGGCGGTCGGACTGATCGTCTCGCAGCACATCTCGCGCCATTCGGTGTACGGCCTGGGGCTGGCGCGGCACGGCATCCGCCTCGACCGCGGCCGCGATGTGAACGTGCTCAGCGCCCTGACGGTGGGCGAGGTGATGGATACCGGGTCGCCGACCCTGCCCGAGTCCATGCCGCTGGAGGAGGCCGCCGCGCTGATGGCGCGCCTGCGCCGTCAGGGGCTGCCGGTGGTTGACCAGGAGGGCAAACTTTGCGGGATGCTCGCCACCCAGGACCTGGAACGCCCGGGGCGCACGGTCGGAGAGGCCTGCACCCGAAAGGTGGAAGTGGCCTATCCCGATGAGACGCTGCACGAGGCGCTGGAACGGATGAGCCGCCTGGACGTGGGCCGTCTGCCGGTGGTAAGTCGCGACGACCCGCGCCGGCTGGTCGGTTTGCTGCGCCGCTCGGACGTGGTGCGCGCCTACGAGGTGGCGCTCAAACGCCGCGTCGCCCAACGTCACCACGAGAGCGCGGTGCGGCTGGACGCCCTCACCCCGCCCCAGGTGGAGGTGCTGGAGATGGAGATCGAAGCGGGTGCTCCCGCCGATGGCTGCCGCCTGAGCGAGGTGGCCATCCCCACGGGCTGTGTGATCGCCAGCCTGCGCCGCGGCGGGCGCGTCTTTGTGCCGCGCGGCGGGACGGTACTGCACGCCGGCGACGTGCTGGTGGTCACGGTGGATGGCCGCGCGCGAGAGAGGCTGTTGGAGCAGTTGCAACAGATGACGCGCCGGGCAAATGCCTGA
- a CDS encoding NAD(P)H-dependent FMN reductase: protein MHVHILGISGSLRRGSFNTALLRNAQTMLPPDASLEIADLSGIPLFNQDHEHAPPEAVRTFKAKIAGADALLFAVPEYNYSIPGVLKNAIDWASRPYNEQPFNSKPAAIIGAGGRFGTVRAQLHFRQIATYLNLQLLQKPELMIPLAHQKFDADGVLTDQDARDQLKALVNALVGWARRLG from the coding sequence ATGCACGTTCACATCCTGGGCATCTCGGGCAGCCTGCGGCGCGGGTCGTTCAACACGGCGCTGCTGCGCAATGCACAAACGATGCTGCCCCCAGACGCTTCGCTGGAGATCGCCGACCTATCCGGCATTCCGCTCTTCAACCAAGACCACGAGCACGCGCCGCCGGAGGCCGTGCGCACGTTCAAGGCCAAGATCGCCGGCGCCGATGCGCTGCTGTTCGCAGTGCCGGAGTACAACTATTCCATTCCCGGCGTGTTGAAGAATGCGATTGACTGGGCATCGCGGCCCTATAACGAGCAGCCCTTCAACAGCAAGCCGGCGGCTATCATCGGCGCCGGCGGGCGCTTCGGCACAGTGCGGGCGCAATTGCACTTCCGGCAAATCGCGACCTACCTGAACTTGCAATTACTGCAAAAGCCGGAACTGATGATCCCGCTGGCGCACCAGAAATTCGACGCCGATGGCGTGCTGACGGATCAGGACGCCCGAGATCAGCTCAAGGCGCTGGTGAATGCGCTGGTCGGCTGGGCGAGGCGGCTGGGGTAG